GGACGAGGCGGGCCAGGATACGAACAAGGCCGTGGCCATGAGCAGCGACTGCAACAGCCGCTTCTGCTACCTGGATCCCTTCTGGGGCGCGGCCCACGCCGTGGCCGAGGCCTGCCGCAACCTGGCCTGCGTGGGCGCCGAGCCCATCGGCCTCACGGATTGCCTCAACTATGGGAACCCTGAGAAGCCTGAGAACATGTGGACCTTCGAGCAGGGCTGCCTGGGCATCCGCCAGGCCTGCCTGGCCCTGGACGTGCCCATCGTCAGCGGCAATGTGAGCCTCTACAACGACACCGAAGGCCAGAGCATCTTCCCCACGCCCATGATCGCGGCGGTGGGCCTGGTGGAGGACTGCGCCGGTCCGGTGGATGTGGCGGCGCCCGATGCCACGGCCCTGGCCAAGGTGGGCAACCGCATCTGCGGCTCGGGCTTCCGCGCCGCCCACGATGGCATCTTCCTCCTGGGCGAAACCCGGGACGAACTGGGCGGCAGTGAATACCTGCGCCTGCGCACGGGCAAGACCCAGGGCGCCTGCCCGGAGCTGCGCCTGGACGAGGAACTGCGCCTGCAGGCCTGCGTGCGCGAAGGCATCCGCCTGGGCCTCATCCGCAGCGCCCACGACACCAGCGAGGGCGGCCTGCTGACCGCGGCGCTGGAGAGCGCGTTCGGCGGGAACATGGGCTGCCAGCTCCTGCTCCACAAGGGCGCCCTGCGCCTGGACAGCCTGCTCTTCGGGGAATCCGTGGGTCGCATTGTGGTGAGCGTGAGCCCCGAGGGCGAGGCCAGCCTTGCCACGCTCTGTGCCACCCACCGCGTGCCCTTCGCCAAGATCGGCACCTCGGGTGGCAGCCGCATCACCGTGGCCGTGGACGGCCAGCCCCTGGTGGATGCCGACGCCGCCGAGCTGAAGGCCCTCCATGCCAACGCACTGGAAGCGGCCCTGAGCTGAATTCAGCTGGCCAAACAGGCACCCGCACCAGGAGGCCTCCATTGAATCCCACCGGGAAAACGCTGCCACCGCCGCTGCTATTCCTGGGGTGCCTCCTGGCGGGGTGGGGATTGGGGTTCCTGAAGGCCCTCCCCACCCATCTCGGGGAAGGGCTCAGGCTCAGCCTTTGGCTGCTGCTGTGGATGGCCGCGGCAGGACAGGCTGGTTGGGCGATCCTCACGTTCAGGCGCCATCACACCACGTTGAAGCCCCATGGTGTCGCTTCGGCGCTGCTTACATCGGGGCCCTTCCAGTTCACTCGCAACCCTCTGTATGTAAGCCTTGTCAGTCTGCTCGCCGGATTCGGGCTCCTGCTGGATTCCGCCTGGCTGTTGATGCTGGTGCCGGTCCTTGCAGGACTGTTGGATCGCTTGGTCATCGCCCGCGAAGAGGTCCGGTTGCGAACCCAGTTTGGCGAGGCCTACTTGGCCTACTGTCATCGAGTCCGACGGTGGTGCTGAACATGGATTACCGTTTCGCAGGCCTTGTGGCCGTTCTGATCGGGATTGGCCCCACGCTCCACGCCCAATCCATCGAGAACCGTCGGCTGGTGTGGGAGGACTTCAAAGGCACCCCGGATGCCGCCAGCCCCTACGACGCCTACACCTATTGGTCGGTGCGCTACACCTTCGATCCCCCCCAGCGCACGGCGACGGGATTGCGGATCCGCTTCCACGTGTCGAACCGCCTGGGAGAACGCTCCTGGGTGAAACGGGGCACGCCGCGGGAGAGCCAGTTGGCCGAACTGCTGAACCATGAGCAGGGCCATTACAGCCTGGGCGTCATCTGCGCCCTTGAGTTCAAGAAGGCTGCCGAGGCCTTTTCCTTCACCTCCAACTACCGTGCCGAGGCCTCCCGCCTGTTCGGGGAAACCCTGGACCAGGTGCTGAAGCTGGAGAAGGCCTACGACGCCGAAACGCGCCACATGTACGACCGTGCCCAGCAGAAGGCCTGGGACGCGAAGCTCGCACGGAGGATCGAGGAACTCTGGGAGTATCGCTAGGCCCGTTTAACGGAGCAATCGGCTGGGCAGCAGGAAAAGCCCGCGTACCAACCCGAAAGCGCCCTCCACGGCGAAACCGAGGATGCGGAACGGCAGGAGCAGGAGCCAGATCAACGGATAGAGGATGAGGAACAGGATGGCCAGGGGCCAGCAGATCACCAGCAGGATGAGCCAGAGCAGGAACGCGGCCATGGAAGCCTCCTGACCAAGGATCCGCGCCGCCACCGCCGCTGGCGCGCTTGGATCGGCGAACAGGCTCTGGGCATCGGCGGATGGTCCGTCATTGGTATGATCCTTCCAAATCCCCGGGGCCCTCGATGCCGAACCAAGACGCCTTCCTGACGCTCGATCGCCGAGCCTTTCTGGGCGCAGGATTGGCCACGGGGGCCATGGCGCTCCTGGGTGGGGATGGCAAGGCGCTGCCAATGGCCTCGGGCCTGGTGCTGGAAGAAGCCACGGTGGCGCAGCTCCAAGCCGGCATGGCCGCCGGGCAGTGGACATCAGCAGAATTGGTACGTCGTTAC
This sequence is a window from Geothrix sp. PMB-07. Protein-coding genes within it:
- a CDS encoding isoprenylcysteine carboxylmethyltransferase family protein; its protein translation is MNPTGKTLPPPLLFLGCLLAGWGLGFLKALPTHLGEGLRLSLWLLLWMAAAGQAGWAILTFRRHHTTLKPHGVASALLTSGPFQFTRNPLYVSLVSLLAGFGLLLDSAWLLMLVPVLAGLLDRLVIAREEVRLRTQFGEAYLAYCHRVRRWC